From the genome of Pseudomonadota bacterium:
GCCGCTCAATTGCAGAAAAACACCGTGATTACCATCGCCTTTATGCAGCTGACCGGTTGAATGAAGATAGCGGGGACCGTAACCGAGCGTCACCGGCACCCGGCAGGCAGCCTGCAGATGCTCCCGCAGGCGGGCCAGAACCCGGTCAAGTTCCGAAGTCCGGGGCAGATAAACGAGCAGGGCCAGATAATCTCCCGGCTTAACCAAAGCCAAAAGCCGGACCGGCACCTGTTCGAGATCGGTGACCTTTTCGAAATGGCGGCTGCCGTACAGCCGGCCTTCAGCCAACCTCGCCAGGGGCTCCGGAGACGGCAGACAACCGGCCTGTTCCCAGCTCTCCATGACGGCGCACGCCCCTTGCTTGGCGGCCTCAACATCAGGTTGATCAAAAGGATTAAGGCCGAGAACCGCACCGGCGGCGGCCGTGGCGAGCTCGAAACGCCAAAGTTCCTGGGCGAGATCGGCGGGCTCATCCAACCGGATCAGGGCCGCCGGCAGTCCGGCTTCGACCACCTGCGCGTGGCCCTGGTCCAGAACTCGGTTATCATCGCCGCCCAGGCGCAGAAAAACATAAAAAGCGTCTTCGGCGGGCCGTCCCTCCCGATTACAGCGGGGAACGGCTTCGGTCTCGCTGATAATCACCGGCAACAAACCCCAGCCCTGCTTACCGAGGCTTTCCGCGATCAACTGTTCCAGCCAGACCGCGAACGGGCGCAGCCGGGGCGAAAGCACGAGACCCATTTTGTCGCGGCCGGCCCGGACCAGTTCCCCCAGGAAAGCTCCTAACCTGAGCGCCGGATTATCCCGCGGCGCGATTTTCGCCG
Proteins encoded in this window:
- a CDS encoding phosphoheptose isomerase, with protein sequence MFATALNRLEIESGPVRLALDERLDQWQAQNVGRRLWAADPTVWIVDSDPAGNIPELSNRLGWLDLPVSMAGLATELENFAAGIRAAGFSRVVVLGMGGSSLIAEVWSEVFGVVDAGLPLLVLDSTHPLAVAEIGAVETLTEALFLVASKSGGTLETLSFFNYFYQRLSRLRENPGQNFVALTDPGSGLEKLAREKGFRRIFATPATVGGRYSALTAFGLLPAALLGLAPSQLLARAQVMMAAGAAKIAPRDNPALRLGAFLGELVRAGRDKMGLVLSPRLRPFAVWLEQLIAESLGKQGWGLLPVIISETEAVPRCNREGRPAEDAFYVFLRLGGDDNRVLDQGHAQVVEAGLPAALIRLDEPADLAQELWRFELATAAAGAVLGLNPFDQPDVEAAKQGACAVMESWEQAGCLPSPEPLARLAEGRLYGSRHFEKVTDLEQVPVRLLALVKPGDYLALLVYLPRTSELDRVLARLREHLQAACRVPVTLGYGPRYLHSTGQLHKGDGNHGVFLQLSG